GACGTGGTGATCCTGGTGGAGGGTCAGGAATTCCCCACCCACCGCTCGGTGCTGGCAGCCTGCAGCCAGTACTTCAAGAAACTTTTCACCTCCGGAGCGGTGGTAGACCAGCAGAACGTGTACGAGATTGACTTTGTGAGCGCCGAGGCCCTGACCGCCCTCCTGGACTTCGCTTACACAGCCACTCTGACCGTCAGCACCTCCAACGTGGGTGACATTCATAACGCCGCCCGGCTGCTGGAGATCCAGGCCGTCCGCGACGTGTGCGCCGACCTCCTGGACCACCAGATTCTGGCCAAGGATGACCAGATGGATGTAGTAGATCAAATTGATCAGCGGAACCATCTCAGAGCCAAGGAGTATCTGGAGTTCTTCCAGAGCAACCCCATCAACAGTCTCCCCTGCAACTTCCCCTGGACCAACCCCGGCTTCCCCGGCACCGAGGAGGAAGACGACGAGGAGGCGGCCGCAGCGGCCGAAGGCGGCGGGGACTGCAACGGCCTGGACTTCTACGCCCACGGCCCCCTGAGCGAGCGACCAAAGGCCAGCGACGGCGACCCGGACAGCAACCAAGGGCTGTGGCTGGACCGCGAGGAGGACGCGGCTTCGGGGACCggcctcttcccccccgcccagaACGGACACGACGGCAGCCGGGGGctggccgggggggaggaggagggcggcgccgCCTCCGCCCCGCCGGAGCCCCAGGAGCCCGGCGACTCGCCCGGCTTCCTGTCCGGAGCCGCcgacggggaggacggggacggGCCCGAGGTGGACGGGCTGGCAGCCAGCGCCCTGCTCCAGCAGATGATCAGCTCGGTGGGGCGGCAGGTGGGAGGCGGCGGAGGCAGCGAGGAGGATCAGCGCAAGGAGGACGAAGGGGTCATGGATTATTACTTGAAATACTTCAGCAGTTCTCACGAGGGCGACGTCTATCCGTCCTGGTCGCAGAAGGCGGAGAAGAAGATCCGGGCCAAAGCATTCCAGAAATGCCCCATCTGCGAGAAGGTGATCCAGGGGGCGGGCAAGCTGCCCCGGCACATCCGTACCCACACGGGGGAGAAACCTTACGAGTGTAACATCTGCAAAGTCAGATTCACCAGGtgaggaggcggggcggggcggggccggggagaaaggcgtggggcgggaagaggggcaCGGAGAGAAAGCCATGAGGACAGGAGCCGGGTAAGGGCGCAGGCAGGCTTTTGGTCCGGGTAGAGAGACGGGGTTTCCCAGCCTGAAGACGGAGAGCTCTGGCAAGGAGCAGAGAGTCAGCTACCGCCCTCTCCCGCCGAACCCCACCAGGAAGCCTCGGCCCTTCGGCCGGCCCCCGCTGCCCTTCCCGGAGCGGTGTCCCCGGACCCGCTCCCCGGGGACCGGGGACTGACTcagcttccccctcctgccttgcCCTGCCCCCGGGGTACCTCGTCCCCACCCACTGGCAGAGGCTGAAGAAAGGAGCCATTGTCACTGGCTCCCTGCCTGTGGGCCCGCAGGTTCCCCGGGGGCCGGCCTGCGGGGCTGAAGAGACGGAGGGCCCCATTTCGGGCAGGGGCTAAACTGGggctcggcggggggggggggggggagagctctCTGAGGACATTGAGCCCCCTAGGCAGaaaagcctcccccaccccagccgagCAACCCCGTGGCCGCCtagaggagaggggagctgggTTTACCCTAACTTCTCCGAGGAGCTGAACGGGGGGTTTCCCTTCTCCCCTAGTCCAAGGCGCTGGTCTCTGCTCCCACCCTAGCCGCCCTCCCCACCTTGAGGAGCGGGGCCCACGGGCGAAGGGAGTGTTGCAATCAAAAGAGCCCTGCATGGGAGAGCCGTGGAATGTAGATAATGCACTTAGCTACTGGGGACCGAAGCCAGTCCCTCCCACTTGAATCCCTATGCCAGCTGTGGCAGGGGTCTTGTTTTCTTGAACGGCAGAAGCGGATCGGCGTGTGGCGGTgcctgggagtggggtgggtgggtggacggGGCACCTCCTACCTCATGGAAGAACGCCTGGAGTGTAAGCGACCAAATTCCACCGAAGGGGACGGAGCCCCAGAGAGCGGGGTCCTGGGCCGACTAAAGTCTTGCAGAATTGGGGGAGTTCTTCGGCCGGCCACGGGGCCCGGGGCTCTTTGCCCCAGCCGGTCAgtcgggagtatttattgagcacctgggagagttcagtggctgttagcagatgtgatccccgccctcagagAGCCCCCCACGTTCCCACTGCCAAGCCAGTTCGAAGACACGGAGAGACCCCAAGCCTCCTCTTCCCGCAGGACAGCAGACAGCTGACGGGatcggggcagggaggaggaaaggtgggtgCTGCCTCCGCAGTCCCCGgccttgctcccctcccccccgaggcCCTGAGCTTCTGGCTTTCCTGCCAAGGCAGGgttgcctcttcccttcccagacTCGCCTTCTGCAGATGTGGCCCTGGATTCCCCTAGCCTAGTCGGGGCCAGGGAAGGGCTGTAAAGGCTACTGCCagattccttccctctccccaagcaGCTCCACCCTTGGCacatcctgctgcttctcatgaaacccCTTCCTGAAACCTCCCCCCTCTCTCGCTTcagttctgactttttttttttctcctctctgagTCTCTGCGTCAggactcctccccgccccccgccccaccccccgcatCAGCTTTTTAGTCCTTGAAGAAGGGAGCAGCAGTTCTCCCCAAAGAGGTGTGAGATGGAAAGAGCTACAAGTTCTAAAACAGCCCGGGTTATGAGTGTTGATTGGGTAAAGAGGGCTGATTTCCCCTGCCTGGCGCAGGGGTCCAGAGAGATTCCTAGAGGTTCCGGGCCTTTACCGAGACCCTACAAAAGCCCGGGACCTAAGGGACATCAGCCTGCAGATATCAGTTTGGTTCCAAATAGAAAAcgcaacccacagccctgggcccGTCCTCCCTCATCATCTGTGGTTCCCCACTGCCGGGTGCGTTATCACTAAGCCGTTGAGCAGGTGGGAAAGGTCAGGAGGCTCTTTTAAAGGTGGGTcagcatttttttgttttttttggcagCGTCCACGAGGGTCTCTTGAACCTGTCTGCCAGGGGGCCGAGTCTTGGGCTCTTAACCTCTCCGCACCTCGGCCACCCATTTAGATTCCACCCAGGCCAGGTGTGTCGGTTCCCTCTGACCCGCCTCGGGGCCGTCTCTGAGGAGCACACGCTCGGCCCCTTGAATTCTGCATGTCTGCTCCCACCCCTTGGCCCCAGCTGGGGACTTTCCCCACCCCAGAGTCACTCGGCTTAGTTTCACTTTGAATCAAAAGCAACTCCGCTCTGCGACCACCTCCGAAACTCACTCGATCGTCCCCTTTCGCGGGGCCCGAGAGGAATTTCcctatgtctgctgggtgaggggCGGTAggaattggggtgggggagggaggaaaggagcagaaCAGTTATCTCTCCACTCTGCTCTCTCTTATCGCCCCATCCCTCTTTGCTCTGCTCTGGTTCCCGGGGACAGTCTGGCCAGAGAGGGCCCCAAGTAGGATTTCTCATTGTCCCCCGAGAGTCTCTTGGACTAGGAGCAAGAGAGGTTCTCTCCTCTTCGCGACTTCTCTCTCGCACTGTGAGTTTTCTGTCTTCCGGCCTGCGCTCACTTCCTGGAGCTTCTCCCTCTCACACCAGATAGTCAGGACTTGGGGGCCAGCTGATGCCAAAGCCCTTTCCACTTGTTATCACtatgaccattattattacattggttaagcacttaccgtgcgcttagcactgttttaagtcctcgAGCAGTGACAGGGtcagtcgggtcggacgcagcccccatcccacgtggggctcacagtcttaagcaggagggggaagaggtattgaatccctattttacagttgaggaaactgaggcacagagaagtgaagtgacttacccagggtcacacgagcagggggcagagccgggattaagaatcCAGGGGTCCCCAGActccccaggcctatgccctttccgctacctttcactttcctttttaccttgtatctagcccagtgcttagaacggtgcttggcacataagaagctcttaccagatactattattattactactaggccatgctgcctccccacctGCTTTTGTCTTCCCTCACCCTCCTGCACCAGAGGCAAAAATGGAAAGGTGGGCCTCTGAATTTTCTGGTGTTGCCCAAAGCAGAACTAAACCTAACTTCGGGGCCTCCTGTAGCGTTAGCTGAGGCCATGACTCACGGGCCCACTGAGTCAGTTGGTTACCTTTATCAGTGGGCAGGGCTCTGAAAGCAACCTGGACCTTAATTATACAGGTTGTTGGAATGGGTTATGAAATCTgcatctccccccacctcaaaaccGTCACTACTCCTGTTCTGCTCTTTGCCGTCAGCCCGGAACTTGCCCCGGCTAACTTTATAGCGATCTTTGATGTCGTCCGGGCCTCTGCTAACTCTTCTCACTGCAGGAGCCCGGAGGCTTCTCCTTTTACTTGGGCAAAATCGTTGCTTGAGCTCGGCGGCCTGCGGAGCCAAAGCGAGGTTGGTAACGGCAAGTGCAAAAAACCGAGTAACACCAGCAGGTAGAGTTAAACCAATTCACAGCTTGGAGAGAGGGTTCCGATGCCCGTTCCGAGTCGACAGTGGCGTTTATTCATGCCCGGGGTGAGTGAGTTGAACGGACTTTCCCTCGAACTGGTAACGTAGCCAGGTTGGTTATTacgagtaacagtaataataatagtgttgaagtccttactctgtgccgaacgctgtactaagtgccggctaGAGATAAGATACTccggtcagacccagtccctgtcctacgtggagctcaggcctaagtgggagggagaacgggaattgaatccccattttacagatgaagggactgaggcacggggaagcggaGCGACTTGCCCCGAGGCCACGTGGCGAGCAAACGgcggaggccgggattagaacccaggtcccctgacagaACCCAGAAGGAGCGCCGCATAGGCCGTAGGCTCACACGCCACCCTGCCAGGTGCTGGGAGGGTAGCTGGTCCGAAGAGAGTTCGAGTTAATCGTGCCAAATAAGCTCGGTGTCACTGCCCGCTACCGTGTACCAGGTTTTCAAATGCAGTTGAAACCTCAAGAACTTATCCAGATTTCCCCCAAAATGTTTGTGGTCATGAGGGCTGATtagttaaagaaaaagaaaaaaaaaaaaggaccaccTGGCCGTGAATTCCAGTAGTGTCTCTGTGTCCTCTTGCCAGGAGATTCTTAATGatgttgataatagtaatatatctgttaagcacttactctgtgccaactgcTTTTCGAAGCACCGGatcagatacaaaatcatcaggtcgaacacagtccccggcccacgtggggctcattgtctaagcaggaggattaaatccccactggacagatgaggcagctgagacccagagaagggaagtgactggcccagggtcacacaggcgagaggcggagtcgg
This sequence is a window from Ornithorhynchus anatinus isolate Pmale09 chromosome X2, mOrnAna1.pri.v4, whole genome shotgun sequence. Protein-coding genes within it:
- the ZBTB7A gene encoding zinc finger and BTB domain-containing protein 7A yields the protein MAGGVDGPIGIPFPDHSSDILSSLNEQRTHGLLCDVVILVEGQEFPTHRSVLAACSQYFKKLFTSGAVVDQQNVYEIDFVSAEALTALLDFAYTATLTVSTSNVGDIHNAARLLEIQAVRDVCADLLDHQILAKDDQMDVVDQIDQRNHLRAKEYLEFFQSNPINSLPCNFPWTNPGFPGTEEEDDEEAAAAAEGGGDCNGLDFYAHGPLSERPKASDGDPDSNQGLWLDREEDAASGTGLFPPAQNGHDGSRGLAGGEEEGGAASAPPEPQEPGDSPGFLSGAADGEDGDGPEVDGLAASALLQQMISSVGRQVGGGGGSEEDQRKEDEGVMDYYLKYFSSSHEGDVYPSWSQKAEKKIRAKAFQKCPICEKVIQGAGKLPRHIRTHTGEKPYECNICKVRFTRQDKLKVHMRKHTGEKPYLCQQCGAAFAHNYDLKNHMRVHTGLRPYQCDSCFKTFVRSDHLHRHLKKDGCNGIPSRRGRKPRVRDASGLPGPVAPPPGGGSSSPVQDSQRNGQEKHFEEEDESSGQEALGRMNVAGGSSDGNLTVGLS